The Pseudarthrobacter sp. NS4 genome includes a window with the following:
- a CDS encoding PucR family transcriptional regulator — translation MSVSLGDILAHPVVAAADPVVHSPGTSGERLVRWVHSSEVLDIAPLLRGGELLLCGGITLASATPEKRAAYVRELAQRGIAALAVETGGVLPEIPQAMLEAAEEHGLTVVELRKVVPFVGVMQAINSILVSESVGHLQQADAATRAMAAELAHGASLDQILGVLAGIISSAVKLISPWGVSLGSGVPADWQGNDDGGSSPGGKDGLPEVARGTVLSVDIPVRGVLMGRLEVEIPDGVDAGLARVAGDRAVDILGLALLQHMPPGLHAQAGAELMRAVLTTAPAWRLEQLAPAAGFPADSPAVVVAIHAASPQKLRRAIESFLSSNRIPSAAYQDDAELVVMIALPPTDTAGERRKLLDSMQGLDGDHDATIAVGPLGGGVAEAAWSLAEARRALDVRQIRRRNASPRRRHPSQGLVVVDAEDTAVESLALTRIDASARDAFVNRQLRAVLDHDAQRQSQLLETLEVWLDSGCNTAQSARELHLERQSMHHRLQRIFELCGGDPRGTGRLAALHLAVRMAGLP, via the coding sequence ATGTCAGTCTCCCTCGGCGATATCCTCGCCCATCCCGTCGTCGCCGCAGCGGATCCCGTGGTGCATTCACCCGGCACCTCCGGGGAGCGGCTGGTCCGCTGGGTCCACTCCAGCGAGGTGCTGGACATCGCCCCACTGCTGCGCGGCGGCGAGCTGCTGCTCTGCGGCGGTATCACGCTGGCGTCCGCAACGCCGGAGAAGCGCGCCGCCTACGTCCGTGAGCTGGCCCAGCGCGGCATCGCTGCCCTGGCTGTCGAGACCGGCGGCGTCCTGCCGGAGATCCCGCAGGCCATGCTGGAGGCGGCGGAGGAGCACGGCCTGACCGTGGTGGAACTGCGCAAGGTGGTGCCGTTCGTCGGCGTCATGCAGGCCATCAACTCCATCCTGGTCAGCGAATCCGTGGGCCACCTCCAGCAGGCCGACGCCGCCACCCGCGCGATGGCGGCCGAGCTGGCGCACGGTGCGTCGCTGGACCAGATCCTCGGCGTCCTGGCGGGCATCATCAGCTCGGCGGTGAAGCTTATCTCCCCCTGGGGCGTCTCCCTTGGCAGCGGGGTGCCGGCTGACTGGCAGGGAAACGACGACGGCGGGAGCAGCCCGGGAGGAAAGGATGGCCTTCCCGAGGTGGCCCGGGGAACGGTGCTCAGCGTGGACATTCCCGTGCGCGGCGTGCTCATGGGCCGGCTTGAGGTGGAGATTCCCGACGGGGTGGATGCGGGCCTGGCGCGCGTGGCCGGTGACCGCGCGGTAGACATCCTGGGCCTGGCGCTCCTGCAGCACATGCCGCCGGGGCTGCATGCCCAGGCCGGGGCGGAACTGATGCGGGCCGTCCTTACCACCGCCCCGGCGTGGCGCCTGGAGCAGCTGGCTCCGGCCGCCGGTTTTCCGGCGGATTCCCCCGCCGTGGTGGTGGCCATCCATGCGGCGTCGCCCCAAAAGCTCCGTCGCGCGATCGAGTCATTCCTGAGTTCCAACCGGATCCCCAGTGCCGCCTACCAGGACGACGCAGAGTTGGTGGTGATGATCGCCCTGCCCCCTACCGACACTGCCGGTGAGCGGCGGAAGCTTCTGGACTCCATGCAGGGGCTGGACGGCGACCACGACGCGACCATAGCCGTGGGGCCGCTGGGAGGCGGGGTTGCGGAAGCTGCCTGGTCGCTGGCTGAAGCGCGCCGCGCCCTGGATGTGCGCCAAATCCGACGCCGGAATGCGTCCCCGCGCAGGCGGCACCCTTCCCAGGGCCTGGTAGTTGTTGATGCAGAGGACACCGCCGTGGAGAGTCTTGCATTGACTCGTATTGACGCATCGGCCCGGGACGCGTTTGTGAACCGGCAGCTGCGGGCGGTTTTGGACCATGATGCCCAGCGCCAGTCGCAGCTGCTGGAGACTCTGGAGGTGTGGCTGGACTCCGGCTGCAACACCGCCCAGTCGGCGCGGGAACTGCACCTGGAGCGGCAGTCGATGCACCACCGGCTGCAACGGATTTTCGAGCTCTGCGGCGGCGACCCGCGGGGCACGGGCCGGTTGGCTGCCCTGCATCTGGCGGTGCGGATGGCAGGCCTGCCTTAA
- a CDS encoding MFS transporter — MSNESNAPGAGVIADGANGPASGAAAVRASGSGVTDPTNAVTAGGPGKDVRRRVVAASFIGNFVEWFDYAVYGYLAVTIATVFFPESDPQTGLLLTFALFAISFLVRPLGGFVWGHIGDRVGRRTALSLSILIMSGATFCIALIPGYDTIGIWAPILLLMIRVLQGFSASGEYAGASAFLVEYAPANRRGLYAAVVPASTAAGLLLGSLMAGLLTALLSTEAMHSWGWRLPFLLAAPMGLIGRYIRTKLEDTPVFRELAAEDQAVKAPVSSLFRNHWRQLLQAVGAVLLNAVGFYVILSYMPTYLSSELGLGETESFLATTIALITYIGFIFLTGMLSDRYGRKKVLISASVSFIVLTVPAFALLGTGNFLVVVLVQILLGAMLTLNDGTLPSFLAEMFPTRVRYSGFAVSFNLSNALFGGTAPFMATLLIAATANDLAPAWYLVAAAVVSLIAVALSRETGKEPLRHE, encoded by the coding sequence TAATGCCGTCACGGCCGGCGGGCCAGGCAAGGACGTCCGACGCCGGGTGGTTGCGGCCAGCTTTATCGGAAACTTCGTCGAGTGGTTTGACTACGCCGTCTACGGCTACCTGGCCGTCACCATCGCGACAGTCTTTTTCCCCGAATCGGATCCCCAGACCGGCCTTCTGCTGACGTTCGCCCTTTTCGCGATTTCGTTCCTGGTCCGCCCGCTTGGCGGGTTTGTCTGGGGCCACATCGGCGACAGGGTGGGCCGCCGGACGGCACTCTCGCTTTCCATCCTGATCATGTCCGGAGCAACGTTCTGTATTGCGCTGATTCCGGGCTACGACACGATCGGCATCTGGGCGCCCATCCTGCTCCTGATGATCAGGGTTCTCCAGGGCTTCTCCGCTTCCGGTGAATACGCCGGAGCATCAGCCTTCCTGGTGGAATACGCCCCTGCCAACCGGCGCGGCCTGTACGCCGCCGTGGTTCCTGCCAGCACCGCCGCCGGCCTGCTCCTCGGTTCCCTGATGGCCGGCCTGCTGACAGCCCTGCTGTCTACCGAAGCGATGCACAGCTGGGGCTGGCGGCTGCCGTTCCTCCTGGCAGCCCCGATGGGCCTCATCGGCCGGTACATCCGAACCAAGCTTGAAGACACCCCCGTGTTCCGCGAACTGGCCGCCGAGGACCAGGCCGTCAAGGCACCTGTATCCAGCCTCTTCCGGAACCACTGGCGACAACTCCTGCAGGCCGTCGGGGCCGTGCTGCTCAACGCCGTCGGCTTCTACGTGATCCTCAGCTACATGCCCACCTACCTGTCCTCCGAGCTGGGCCTGGGCGAAACCGAATCATTCCTGGCCACAACCATCGCGCTGATCACCTACATCGGCTTCATCTTCCTCACAGGCATGCTCTCGGACCGGTATGGGCGCAAGAAGGTGCTCATCAGCGCATCGGTCTCCTTCATCGTCCTGACCGTCCCCGCATTCGCGCTGCTGGGAACCGGGAACTTCCTGGTCGTCGTCCTGGTCCAGATCCTCCTGGGCGCCATGCTCACCCTGAACGACGGCACCCTGCCCAGCTTCCTGGCGGAAATGTTCCCCACCCGGGTCCGCTACAGCGGCTTTGCAGTCAGCTTCAACCTGTCCAACGCCCTCTTCGGCGGCACCGCCCCGTTCATGGCAACGCTCCTCATCGCGGCCACAGCCAACGACCTGGCCCCGGCCTGGTATCTCGTCGCTGCCGCCGTCGTCTCCCTGATCGCCGTGGCCCTCTCCAGGGAAACCGGCAAAGAGCCCCTGCGCCACGAATAG
- a CDS encoding IclR family transcriptional regulator, whose translation MTPSAAKNTSDLNAPANGNGSNGSADTKGASVVVNAIAVLRTFTADEPLLGVTEIANRVGMHKSTVSRILATFEQENLVERDPETRRFRLGLGLIAVAGPLLAEMEERRVAYPVLRRLTEQTGETSALMVWNGDEAICVEQIASHHQIKHTTPLGARYRDAMSASVQVFLSTQPGERVRELLRSGTITYPGLDDAGLEAYEARLQDVARRGWAENYGESSMDEVGVAAPVQDHRGDVVAVVLIPAPRFRVSRERLENLGEACVTAAAQVTTRLGGRTTN comes from the coding sequence ATGACCCCATCAGCAGCCAAGAACACCAGCGACCTCAACGCCCCGGCTAACGGCAACGGCAGCAACGGAAGCGCGGACACAAAAGGCGCATCCGTCGTCGTCAATGCCATCGCCGTCCTGCGCACCTTCACCGCGGACGAGCCGCTGCTGGGCGTCACCGAGATCGCCAACCGGGTAGGGATGCACAAGAGCACCGTCTCCCGGATCCTGGCCACCTTCGAGCAGGAAAACCTGGTGGAACGGGACCCGGAAACCCGCCGGTTCCGCCTGGGCCTCGGGCTGATCGCCGTCGCCGGGCCGCTGCTGGCAGAGATGGAAGAACGCCGCGTGGCCTACCCGGTGCTCCGCCGGCTCACGGAGCAGACGGGGGAGACCAGCGCCCTCATGGTCTGGAACGGTGACGAGGCCATTTGCGTGGAGCAGATCGCCAGCCACCACCAGATCAAACACACCACGCCCCTCGGCGCGCGGTACCGCGATGCCATGAGCGCCTCGGTGCAGGTCTTCCTCTCCACCCAGCCCGGCGAGCGGGTCCGCGAACTGCTCCGCAGCGGCACCATCACCTACCCGGGCCTGGACGACGCCGGCCTCGAGGCGTACGAAGCCAGGCTGCAGGACGTTGCCCGCAGGGGCTGGGCGGAGAACTACGGCGAGTCCTCCATGGACGAAGTGGGGGTTGCCGCGCCCGTCCAGGACCACCGCGGTGACGTCGTCGCCGTCGTGCTGATCCCTGCTCCCCGCTTCCGCGTCTCCCGTGAACGGCTCGAGAACCTGGGGGAGGCGTGCGTCACGGCAGCGGCCCAGGTGACCACCCGCCTTGGGGGCCGCACCACCAACTGA
- a CDS encoding aminopeptidase P family protein, with protein sequence MTTTAENISSIAELERTKVLHNGQKEKLTFSDVEFERRLAGLRRIMAEKELDAVVLTSYHSIKYYSDFLFTYFGRSYAMVVTKDDTVTITANIDAGMPWRRSYGDNLVYTDWRRDNYIHAIQESLRTRGINVRRLGVEDDSLPLDNRNKIQAAFESATLVDVAQAAMRQRMIKSAEEIAVIKHGARIGDLGGEAIRNAITAGITEYEVALIGTEAMVHEIARTFPDSEIRDTWVWFQSGINTDGAHNWATTRRIQEHDILSLNCFPMTSGYYTALERTLFYGEPDARSLELWNINVEVHKRGLELIKPGAVCKDIAAELNEIYVSHGLLANRTFGYGHSFGVLSHYYGREAGLELREDIDTVLEPGMVVSMEPMITVLDGQPGAGGYREHDILVVGEDGAENITKFPFGPEYNIIGA encoded by the coding sequence ATGACCACCACTGCCGAGAACATCTCCTCCATCGCCGAACTCGAGCGCACCAAAGTGCTGCATAACGGGCAGAAGGAGAAGCTCACCTTCTCCGATGTGGAGTTCGAGCGCCGCCTGGCGGGCCTCCGTCGGATCATGGCAGAGAAGGAACTGGACGCCGTCGTCCTCACCAGCTACCACTCCATCAAGTACTACTCCGACTTCCTGTTCACCTACTTCGGCCGCTCCTACGCCATGGTGGTCACCAAGGACGACACCGTCACCATCACCGCCAACATTGACGCCGGCATGCCCTGGCGCCGCAGCTACGGCGACAACCTGGTGTACACGGACTGGCGCCGGGACAACTACATCCACGCCATCCAGGAGTCCCTGCGCACCCGCGGCATCAACGTCCGCCGGCTCGGCGTCGAAGACGACTCCCTGCCGCTGGACAACCGCAACAAGATCCAGGCCGCCTTCGAATCCGCCACCCTGGTGGACGTTGCCCAGGCCGCCATGCGCCAGCGCATGATCAAGTCCGCGGAGGAAATCGCAGTCATCAAGCACGGCGCCCGCATCGGCGACCTGGGCGGCGAGGCCATCCGCAACGCCATCACCGCCGGCATCACCGAATACGAAGTGGCGCTGATCGGCACCGAGGCCATGGTCCACGAAATCGCCAGGACCTTCCCCGACTCCGAAATCCGTGACACCTGGGTGTGGTTCCAGTCCGGCATCAACACCGACGGCGCCCACAACTGGGCCACCACCCGCAGGATCCAAGAACACGACATCCTGTCCCTGAACTGCTTCCCCATGACCTCCGGCTACTACACGGCCCTGGAGCGCACCCTGTTCTACGGCGAACCGGATGCCCGTTCCCTGGAGCTGTGGAACATCAACGTGGAGGTGCACAAGCGCGGCCTGGAACTCATCAAGCCCGGTGCCGTCTGCAAGGACATCGCAGCCGAACTGAACGAGATCTACGTCAGCCACGGCCTGCTGGCCAACCGCACCTTCGGCTACGGCCACTCCTTCGGCGTCCTCAGCCACTACTACGGCCGTGAAGCCGGACTCGAGCTTCGCGAGGACATCGACACCGTCCTCGAACCCGGCATGGTGGTGTCCATGGAACCGATGATCACCGTCCTTGACGGCCAGCCCGGCGCCGGCGGCTACCGCGAGCACGACATCCTGGTGGTGGGCGAGGACGGTGCCGAGAACATCACCAAGTTCCCGTTCGGCCCGGAGTACAACATCATCGGCGCGTAG